A region from the Alosa alosa isolate M-15738 ecotype Scorff River chromosome 7, AALO_Geno_1.1, whole genome shotgun sequence genome encodes:
- the LOC125298304 gene encoding mucosal pentraxin-like: MGGQLHTGLPPVGYYTDLPQSGKEQSFFSLATRSHNNGFLLSKEGLNRHQMYIGSTMADFWGLPDELNAWNSFCATWESETGLTQVWLNGKPSSRKTLFKDGSLTGRPFIVLGQDQDRYGAGMHENDALVGQLTDVHMWDREIENFSKNRDFEKGSMIKLHDLVFTTNGNVVLEDKITSDSGPDNCSTYVPKESALESGTCTFINMLCCSLLCQRVPYLPRYIYPLIICLVHKI; the protein is encoded by the exons ATGGGGGGCCAGCTTCACACAGGTCTGCCACCGGTAGGCTACTACACTGACCTCCCACAGAGCGGCAAGGAGCAGAGCTTCTTCTCCCTGGCGACCCGTTCCCATAACAACGGCTTCCTGCTCTCCAAGGAGGGGCTCAACCGGCACCAGATGTACATCGGCAGTACCATGGCGGACTTCTGGGGCCTGCCGGACGAGCTGAACGCCTGGAACTCCTTCTGCGCCACGTGGGAGTCCGAGACGGGCCTGACCCAAGTCTGGCTGAACGGCAAACCCAGCTCCAGGAAGACCCTGTTCAAGGACGGCTCTCTGACCGGGAGACCCTTCATAGTTCTCGGTCAGGACCAGGACAGGTACGGCGCCGGGATGCACGAGAACGACGCCCTAGTCGGGCAGCTCACGGACGTGCACATGTGGGACCGCGAGATCGAGAACTTCTCCAAAAACAGGGACTTCGAGAAAGGGAGCATGATTAAATTGCATGACCTTGTATTCACCACCAATGGAAATGTGGTTCTAGAGGACAAGATTACAAGCGATAGTGGTCCAGACAACTGCTCAACCTACG TCCCTAAAGAGTCTGCCCTGGAATCAGGTACCTGTACTTTTATTAACATGTTGTGCTGTTCATTGCTGTGCCAGAGGGTGCCGTACTTGCCTAGGTATATTTATCCATTAATTATTTGCCTAGTGCATAAAATCTAA
- the LOC125298305 gene encoding GTPase IMAP family member 9-like, with product MFRSGKTATINTVLGVGAYHQGEGATHSVKREGVVVGRKVTLIDTPGWWRFFSATQTTEYIKRELVLSTSLCPPGPHAFLLVVNLDNQFTENEQSSAVEHCELLGANIWEHTIVLFTKEDLLTDKTIEERIRNKDETLEWLVRTCGYRYQVFDNKTKCDDQSQVKTLLDKIDELIASNHHRPFEVDHIKLKHIEEAKKADKEQGLIYKQRVTQQRRKIKTHGNS from the exons ATGTTCAG GTCTGGCAAGACCGCAACGATAAACACAGTCCTGGGAGTCGGAGCGTATCATCAGGGGGAAGGAGCAACACACTCCGTCAAGAGAGAGGGCGTGGTTGTGGGCAGGAAGGTGACTTTGATTGACACTCCTGGATGGTGGAGGTTTTTTTCTGCCACCCAAACCACAGAGTACATCAAACGTGAGCTTGTGCTGAGCACCTCCCTCTGTCCACCCGGACCCCACGCCTTCCTCCTGGTGGTCAACCTCGACAATCAGTTCACTGAAAATGAACAGTCTTCAGCGGTGGAACACTGTGAGCTCCTGGGTGCAAACATCTGGGAGCATACCATTGTCTTGTTCACCAAGGAGGATTTATTGACAGACAAAACTATTGAGGAGCGTATCAGGAACAAGGATGAAACCCTTGAGTGGTTGGTGAGAACGTGTGGATACAGATATCAGGTATTCGACAACAAAACCAAATGTGATGATCAATCTCAAGTCAAAACACTTTTGGATAAGATCGATGAACTGATAGCCAGTAACCATCACCGTCCCTTTGAGGTTGACCACATCAAACTGAAACATATTGAAGAGGCAAAGAAGGCTGATAAGGAACAAGGACTGATATACAAGCAGAGAGTTACACAACAAAGAAGGAAAATCAAGACACATGGTAACTCATAA